A window from Micromonospora profundi encodes these proteins:
- a CDS encoding alpha/beta fold hydrolase → MDPRINGFDYRRITVADGVTLSAAVGGSGPAIVLLHGFPQTHLMWRHVAADLAADHTVICPDLRGYGDSDKPVDTDGEAYAKRTMAADIVALAGALGHERFALAGHDRGALVAFRTGLDHPAAVSRLALLDILPTLDMWDVLHGVSAAIAFHLYLMAQPQGLPEQMIGGSPDEFFGYFLDLWARDPEAIPADVRAAYLRASREAVPSIVADYRASAAVDVAHDTADRAAGNQLRMPVTVLQQDWGAALGYDAAEVWRAWAQDLEHQTVTCGHFMAEEAPAEVVRALRALLRR, encoded by the coding sequence GTGGACCCGAGGATCAACGGTTTCGACTACCGCCGCATCACCGTCGCCGACGGCGTGACGCTCAGCGCCGCCGTGGGCGGCTCCGGGCCGGCGATCGTGCTGCTGCACGGTTTCCCGCAGACCCATCTCATGTGGCGCCACGTCGCGGCCGACCTGGCCGCCGACCACACTGTCATCTGCCCCGACCTGCGCGGGTACGGCGACAGCGACAAGCCCGTGGACACCGACGGCGAGGCGTACGCCAAGCGCACCATGGCGGCGGACATCGTGGCGCTGGCCGGCGCGCTCGGTCACGAACGCTTCGCGCTGGCCGGCCATGATCGGGGTGCCCTTGTCGCGTTCCGGACGGGCCTGGACCATCCGGCGGCCGTCAGCCGACTCGCCCTGCTCGACATCCTGCCCACCCTGGACATGTGGGACGTGCTGCACGGCGTCTCGGCGGCCATCGCGTTCCACCTGTACCTGATGGCGCAGCCGCAGGGCCTGCCCGAGCAGATGATCGGCGGCAGCCCGGACGAGTTCTTCGGCTACTTCCTGGACCTGTGGGCACGCGATCCGGAGGCGATCCCCGCCGACGTACGGGCCGCGTACCTGCGCGCTTCCCGGGAGGCGGTTCCCTCGATCGTGGCCGACTATCGGGCGTCCGCCGCGGTCGACGTCGCCCACGACACCGCCGACCGGGCGGCTGGCAACCAGCTGCGGATGCCGGTGACGGTCCTCCAGCAGGACTGGGGTGCCGCACTGGGCTACGACGCGGCAGAGGTGTGGCGGGCCTGGGCGCAGGACCTGGAGCACCAGACCGTCACCTGCGGGCATTTCATGGCCGAGGAGGCGCCGGCCGAGGTGGTCCGGGCGCTGCGCGCCCTGCTGCGGCGATAG